The sequence AAGAACAAACCGTCTTGTCCAACAACTTTTACAGGGACATCAGCTACCTCCACTATCTCATGCACCCTtactttctttgtttttagtCTTTCGTGTACTCTCATAAACCCTAACTAGTCCAAAAGcataattaaactaaagaaATGCTTTGAATGAGAATTGGAAATTGAAATGATATTATGAggaaattttatcttttaaagaaaaataaagaaaagagagaacaaataagcaaaagtttaagcaAAACATACCATCTTTGATCAAAAAGTTCAAACTTCAAAACAAACCTACCTCAACCCAGCAATATATGATATAAGCATAAAGGCTGGTGCCCCTATATTCTTGCATTTACACCATTTCacaatatactccatttactTCCCGATCCCCAACGCACATGAAACCATTTTTGCTAATATTGTAAAAAgaaacaggaaaaagaaaagattcatGGGTGATCTGTATACAAAAAGCAAAGAATAATACTTCTAAATAAAGTCATGTAGCTGTCCGTTGTTTGGCGCTTGGGCTAAAGAAGATGTATATATAGCTCAATCACGGTGGAGGACCATAACCTGGTAGATGATGAAGCCACTGATCTGTCGGGTTCAAAGTAAAAGAGCCACCATTGACaatgttgctgctgctgctagTGTTGCCTGCTGCGGTGCTGGTACTGACACTCCACAAAGCAGTATCAGATACATTAGTAGGGTTAGTGTTGCTAGTGATAAAACCTGCAGTTTGCTGTTGATGATGAGCAGAAGCAGCAGCATAAAAAGGATGGTCTCCAGTATTTCTGTTATCTCTACTGCCCATATTGTAAAATTGCCTTTGTTGTTGAATCTGTTGTGACCCAAAAGAAGGAACAACAGCATTAAAACCATGCAAAAGACTCAGACTTGAACCACCTCCTGCAAAATCTCCACCAAGATTCACAGGTTGATGATTTAGACTAAACGATTGGGGTAGAGTTGGTTGGTTACTCAAAGATTGAATTGCGGCTAAGGAATTCATCAAGAatccacctccaccaccagCAGAAGAATAATTGTAAGTTCCAACTGAAGAAGCTCCAGGAGTTGAAACCAGATTCCCCGATTCTTTAGCCCTCAAACCAAGACTAACACTTGTACTAGTAATCATATTCTGTGTTGTGTTCGCCAAAGATTGAGACCTAGAGTTCTCACTTGAGGAAGAAGACGTGGTGGTGGTTGATGatgctgatgatgatgatgatgatgttttcACTCTTTTCCCTTTCCGGCAACCGCCACCGACAGGGACATTCCTTAGGGTTCCGCCTTGAGTCCAGTATCTTCTACAAGTCTTGCAAAAGTAACGAGGCTGAGATAAACTGTAATTATTGTAATAACAGAACTTTGTATTCATTGATTCACAACGAGGACATTTCTGTGGCTGCTGTTGCGGCTGATTTTGATTCTCTCCTTGTATCCTCCGATCTTGATTCGGTTTCAAGATATCTTGATCTTGCTgcatacttttcttttcttgattgGTTTTCGGTTATGGGTTTGATTTGTTTTTAAGGAACAGTTGAAGAAATGGATtgtcttttgtatttttggtGCATGCAGGTTTTTGAGGGGAAGAAGGGCTTCAAAATATAGAGAAGGCAAGTGAAGGACCAACGTGTCTGCCCCTGGGTCTTGAGAATCTGGTACTAGTAATTAAGAGTTGAAAAACCACGGCCTGATTGTGTTTTACCTTGTGCATGCCCACCCACTTCTATAAACCATTGTCTCCCCCTCTCTCATTAATAAATAGTCACCAAATAACACCAAATGCAAAATCAAGAACTCCATATCTCCCAGAATCCCCCGAGATTTCCACCCTCTTTTCTGTCTCTTTTAACTATCTATATATGCatacacataattaaatagcACCAATAATAACTGATAGCAAAGAATCACCTGTTTTTaattgtgtgattgagaagtgtGTACGGCTGTCGGGGCAGGACAAAGGAAAGGTCTTAGTCTTGTAAACAAACATGGCATAAAAACAACGGTTCATTGGCTTGATTGAACGACTTTGTGCTTCAAGATTATTATTACTCCTTAGTGTTTACCTACATGTCGGTCCCTGGTTCTAACACATACTCCCGAAGACAGAGATGGCAAATAGGTGATATATGAGAGATTAATCAAGATCAAGAAAGAGGGATGTATAGAATACAGATAACTGTGCGCGCAAGTAGGAGAAGGACCAGAGCAAAGGCGGCAGCCGCGGCCAAGAAGAAGGGTAGTGTGCGGTGGCTGGTGGGCAATGGCTGCGGTGGCTGTTGTGTCAGAGTTGCAACTAGTagttaactttttttttttccttcttgttTGTTCTCGCTTTCTCTCTCCTTCCactatctctctctctgtctACAACCTTCTATTatctatttgtttttttttttttaatttatttgtttaattttcttctgCTTGTTCTTCTTTACTTTCTGTTCTCTCTGACATGGCGTTTTTGCGCCATCTGGATGCCCACTCTTGATAACTTCGACATTCATTCACTGAAATGACACTCGTGTCCTCAATAACTTAAAAGATGGGCAATTTTACGTGTCGCGTccacttttatttatttatctttcttttgaatccatgaaattatattttgctattgtttcttttaaatgtGCATTCACAAATAGGTTTctatataagaataaaaagaataagcacaataatatagaaaaattatacaatGAAACCggttttctaatttaataattctagtTGGAACAAAATTCCAGGAGAATAAATACATTTAGcaaattatatgataatataaattctcttttttGAGTGTATGgatgattatttattttgacagttctttttctaattattaatattcaattAGTTTGTTAATCCAACTGGATATTTTACATGAAATGACatattcataatataaaaatctttcgatattatattatttatataggtCATGATAGGAACTCccatgaaataattataatgtgcgacatttttttattcagGTGTAAAATATGGTAAGAAAATTGAATGTATGGCATCAGAAATAGCTAAATTCTCTGTTAGAAAATGGGAAAGTTTTAACACAGAATGATACGCAGGTAACCAATCCATTAAAACAAGTGGGAGAAGGGTAGTTTTGACAGTTCAAGAGGTAGAGATGCATAACCTCACCACTTTTGTCATTATCTACAAGAGGCAAGAGGCCTGAGGGTAAGGGGAAGAAGTTTCAGTATTTCTTAAATCTGAGAGAAGAAGCATGTGGCATGAGGCAGGTACCAGAAAGAGGAATGACGCCCATATTCGTCAACTGCTCCTGTATATCAACAAACAGCCACCACCTTGAGGACAAACGGATTTCGTTATCTTCTTGTTCTCGCGATGATGTGGTGGTGGAATTGAAATGATGCTAGCCTAGCTACCATTATGGGGGTCCATCATCCTCTATATATGGCTTAGTTTTGAGTTTTGAGTTATGAGTTTTGACCTTGACCCTCCTACCACTGTCCCCCTTCAATTTGACATGGACCTTTTCCTTGATTATCTCCACCACTGTTCTCTAAAGTTTGAAGGGGTTCGCTGCTCTCTGGACCATCCTCAATCTAGTTTGAGATGTTGAATTAGAAGTGCTGTACAGTTTCAATTAGACCCGTTCATAGTCTGGCCTGAATCCCACCactgttcttttctttcctttttaaaaagaaaataattatatataattgacaGATTAATTACCTAAATAGtgactaaatttttattttattttatttttaatagtaaattttaatttatatcgtctcaatatctaaatatctaaatttagttatagtattataaaaatatcattaaatattaaatttaaacaattattttcttatataacaattcaaaagttatataataattatttaacatccaacttattttaaatctgAATCCTGCTAGTTCCAGTCATTTTCTACTAAAATACTTCTAATCTTAACTCTAACATTACTTTTCATATGTGTAAGTAATAAAcacaattaaaattagaagtaAATTTTAAGTGAAAGATGACTagaattagtaaaatttatgatttataacaagttaaatattaaattattgtcACATAGCTCTCGGTgataatataatcaaattttgaatatcaaaataatataaaattaatgcttaaaatgaaataaaatagagattTGGCCACCATTTAGACAATTAATCAAGTTTGAtgcatattcattaatttaaattaatagattatgtgtcaattatataaatatttatatatgtcatttcttattagttatgatatatataccaaaatataGGTAGAAGATTTTATAATAcatgttttttttaaaagaattatttttattttttaatattttttatttatgtagtttatctttttaaattttcgtCTCAAAGTATACATAAAAGgtattgaaataataatattaatttctagtATTTTCAAACTTACCAAGTTAGATAAAtccatcatttttattatgtatcTTTATGTTTATATCATGATTGAGgaatattttatgtatttttataatagttAGTGTACTTTAATAacgataaaatatatatttcaaaaaatataccatataatattataaatatgttaaaatatataaagataaaattaaaataaaatcaaaaaatcaattaaaagtaaattaaaaaaattatttaaagatgttgagaaagacaataatttttatatttatagcagtaatttagattttttctcaaaaccattattaaaatactctttaaaattctatagttattttatactttatttttgttttaaccCAGCAATAggataatgaatattaattttgtttatatttttttaaaaaagcttaattacttataattacatgttactaattaaaatgagatttactaaataacataagataactttaaaaattaatacaccctcaaatatattaaaagttagttTAATTTGCCAAAAGGTACGGAAAAGattgtcattttttaaaattttgcaaTAAATTTCACAATTACAGAAAATTTTagtgttttttttataaattttaataattctttcataaaatattagatttgaaaaaattatggtCTTCCGTAATatcatttatcatttatttttaggtAATTAGTTTCACTTATAAAAAGTTAGTATAATTTgcgaaaaaaatataaaaataattatcattttttataatttatcaatatatattgtGACTACAAAACAATTAATAtcttttgtaaatttttagatatttcataaattattaaatcacAGAAATAAccattttcatatatttatttattcatatatagtAACACTTGTAAagaaattagtataatttataaaataaaaataaaaaaaatattattttttatattagaattataatttttcataatttagtaatatttcGTGATTATAGGagatctaatattttttatagatttatcaatatttatgtaaactaataaatttttcaaaaataattatttttattataaatattaacacttattaaaaattaatataatttatgaaagatGTGAagattaatttagtaatataaattataaaaatatctaatatttaaatcactaaattttagtataatgTAAGAAAGAATATGAAAAGACTTGTCATATctttatgtaattataaaaacataattaatttttctgaaatagctcttttattttcctcAAGTAAGGTTAATTGAGACTTTCACCAATCCAAAGTAGACATCCACATGTTATTTGTTTAAGTGTATATTGAGTAGAGTGGATGGTGTGCGAGGCATTAACAATTCCACTTGTAACTCTGAATACGAATGCATCTACTTGGGTTGTTatccaacttcattttcttatGAAATGGCTTACACAATGAGATGCTTGCACATcttataaaaaggaaaatgtaTAGATTCATCtcttaaaagtatttttcaaatcgttctattttgttttcatgttaaatattactatactactcttaagattaaaataaaatatcacctaattgaaataataaaaaaactaccCGGTTAAATAACAAACTGAGTGAACATATATCTTCTGTTAAGGTTAAGAGGATTGGGcttaactatttttctttggGTCCTCAACTCCTATTAAGTATGAATATCCTCTACCATCTATTTCAATTTGAAAGTAGAACAACTTTCTAACAGATCCCCCTCACCGAATTTTTTGCTATATATAAAAcacttattttgttattattttgggGGTCACCACGTTCACTAGTACTTGTATGCATTGATTCAGCAGACTATCTGAAAACTTAATGCATCGcttcaagaaacaaaagcagggaaattaatatatatcccTTACAACATAATACAACTAACTCTCCCATGCGATTTATTTTCTCACTGGCAGTGGCAATGTTAACTGAGAGAACATAACCATCATCAGCCAAAAGTCCTTAACTAATCCTTTCTCTTCTTCGCATCATCACTCTGATTTCCTTCACCATCACGCCTCCTCAACTCCACCACATCTCCATCCATCGCCTTTCCCCTTTTATCATAATCTTCCTCGtcgctgctgctgctgctgtctTTCCCTACCACGGTCTCCTTTATCTTCTGCGTAGTATCCTTAGCCGCATCCCATGCACCCTTCACCGTCTCCTTCGCTTTCTCTCCTACACTCCCAACTGTTTCCACCACCTTAATTGTTCCATCTCTCGCCTTATCAGCGGCTACACCCGCGTAACCTTTAGCCTTCTCTTTCACATCGTCTGCAGTATCTGCAACACTCTCTGTCCCTTCTTTTGCCTTCTCTTTAGCATCATAAGCGTaatcttttgttttctctttcgTTCTTTCTGCCGCCTCTGCAGCTTTATATGCACCTTCTTTAGTCTTCTCTGCTGCTGATTGGGTCACCCCTTTTGCACTTTCTTTACTTTCGTGTGCATACCCTTTTGCCTTCTCTTTCATTTCCTCTGCTCTTTCTTTAGCCtgttctttcatttctttcgaTTGCTCCCTTGCCTGCTCCGCGCGTACTCTTGCTCTTTCAACACCTTCCTTGGTTGTTTCTCTTGCCACATCAGTGAAATCTTTATCCTCTTCCGCATTTCGGTCCTGAAACCGTAAAAGGGATTCAAAAACCATAATCAATGAACTTTAACTAATGACTCCAGCGCTCAAGTTCAACCTCCAATGGAAGCTCAATTAagataaaagcaaaataaaccATAACATACAATTAAAGACTGGTATTGTATATGTGCTATCAAAAGCCAATTACGTGTATAtgctaaattatattattaccTTGTTATGTTTAGAGGCAGATGCAAAGCAGACCCGAGAGACTTTGTGGGGGGAACCGGGAAAGAGAGAAGGGGGATGGGGGAAGGTTTTTGAGAGAGTCAAAATGACGCTTTTGGTTATGGAAAATGCTGCCATTGTTGAGATGATGAGTTGTTTTTCTCTTCAAAAAATTTCTGCCCTCTGAACGTTTCGCTGCTGGGTTCTAAGTTATAATGTGTCAAGAAGAAATTGTGGCGAGCTATATAAGTGACACGTAGGCCAGTCTTGGATACGTGTCTGTGAAGGGCTTATCATTCAAACCTTGTCGGTTGCGGGTTCAGCTTGTCAACACATGCTCTCTTCAAAGGAAGGGGACAGTGGGGATTTCAATTGAAACGAGTTTCTCTGATTCAGTTAACTTAATCTGCGTTGAAGCTCATATTAAGTTCCCAGGTGCAACAGCCAAGAATGCAATGGGTTGGCCCATTGATCCATAATGCAAGCCCAATTTTCCTTCAAACAACTTTTCAACACTTGAACTAAACGCGGCATTATTCGAATCGAGctttaatgttattattacATTGAAACGCCAGATATACCTTGCGTTTCTTAGTGAGCAGCGCCAGTCAAACTTCCATTGCATTCAAGACACCGAATCGGGTTTGTCATCTTACCAATCTGTGGTGTGTGGCTGTGCGCTGTGATCGGCATGCATCGCAAATGCGTTAGGATTGTTCAGCACGTAGTCTGTTTGATGGAATTCCTCACAGAAGAAATATAATGGAGGTAAAATGTGTTCGGATTACTAACAGGATAATCAAACTATGAATATGCTATATGGGGAAAC comes from Ricinus communis isolate WT05 ecotype wild-type chromosome 5, ASM1957865v1, whole genome shotgun sequence and encodes:
- the LOC8258449 gene encoding dof zinc finger protein DOF5.4; the encoded protein is MQQDQDILKPNQDRRIQGENQNQPQQQPQKCPRCESMNTKFCYYNNYSLSQPRYFCKTCRRYWTQGGTLRNVPVGGGCRKGKRVKTSSSSSSASSTTTTSSSSSENSRSQSLANTTQNMITSTSVSLGLRAKESGNLVSTPGASSVGTYNYSSAGGGGGFLMNSLAAIQSLSNQPTLPQSFSLNHQPVNLGGDFAGGGSSLSLLHGFNAVVPSFGSQQIQQQRQFYNMGSRDNRNTGDHPFYAAASAHHQQQTAGFITSNTNPTNVSDTALWSVSTSTAAGNTSSSSNIVNGGSFTLNPTDQWLHHLPGYGPPP
- the LOC8258450 gene encoding late embryogenesis abundant protein 76; this encodes MAAFSITKSVILTLSKTFPHPPSLFPGSPHKVSRVCFASASKHNKDRNAEEDKDFTDVARETTKEGVERARVRAEQAREQSKEMKEQAKERAEEMKEKAKGYAHESKESAKGVTQSAAEKTKEGAYKAAEAAERTKEKTKDYAYDAKEKAKEGTESVADTADDVKEKAKGYAGVAADKARDGTIKVVETVGSVGEKAKETVKGAWDAAKDTTQKIKETVVGKDSSSSSDEEDYDKRGKAMDGDVVELRRRDGEGNQSDDAKKRKD